The Sphingobacteriales bacterium genomic sequence ACCCTAACCGGATGGCTTCGCTAATGGTTGCCGACATAGCACCCAAAGCCTACGAGGCCGGCCACCACAGCAATGTTTTGCAGGCTTTAAAACAAGTAAATTTAACCCAAATAACTACCCGCCAACAAGCAAACGAGGCGCTACAAACTTTTATACCCGACGAAGGCACACGGCAATTTTTACTTAAAAACCTGACCCACAATTCGCAAAATCAATTTGTATGGAAGTTCAATATTGATTCGCTCTTGCAAAACTACGATACTATTATTGATAACCCTTTGCCGCCGTTTGCCCATTACAACGGCCCTTGTTTGTTTATTAAAGGTGGCGCCTCTGACTACATAAATCTTCCTGATGACGAAGTTTTAATACACAGCCATTTTAGCCATGCCATTGTAAAAACTATTGAAAATGCCGGGCATTGGGTACATGCAAGCCACCCCCAAGAAGTTTACCATTTGGTTGAATCGTTTATATTAAGCGCGTAAATTTTTTATTGGCATACAACCCCGCTTACAAGCAAGCAAAACCATTATAGCGTAAGGTTCGATAATTTTAGCGTATTTTTGCGGTTTGCTATTCATAATTCAGTCCATAAACTAAGCCCAAAATATGTCGCATCGCAAACGCCGCCCCCCTGTCATTTTGCCTCAAATTACCGCCCAAACAATGGTAGCCGAGGGCAAAGCTATGGCCTTTGTTGACGGCAAAGTGCTGTTTATTGAAGGGGTCGTTCCGGGCGATGTAGTTGATGTAAGGATTACCAAAAACAAACCAGACTATGCCATTGGCGAGGCAGTAAGCATTATTACCCCATCAAAAGAAAGGCAAAACCCATTTTGTGCCCATTTTGGCAGTTGTGGCGGTTGTAAATGGCAACATATTAGTTACGAGCAGCAATTACAATACAAAAGCCAAATTGTGGCCGATGCCTTTAAACGAACCGGCAAAATACATTTTCCGGAAATACAGCCTATTATACCCGCTCATCCGGATACGTACTACCGCAATAAGCTCGACTTTAGCTTCTCGACCCGGCGCTGGCTAATCCAATCCGAAATGGATAGCGACGCTACACCGCAGCAACGTTTAGCCCTGGGTTTTCATGTACCCAAAATGTTTGACCGAGTGGTAAATATTGAACATTGTTATTTGCAAGGCGACCCCTCGAACGAGCTGCGCAATGCGGTGCGCAATTTTGCCCTGCAAAATAACCTTAGTTTTTACGATGTTAAAACCCATAGCGGCCTATTGCGCAACCTAATTATTCGCACCACCACCCTTAACGAAACGATGGTGCTGCTTAGTTTTGCCTACGACGATGTAACGGCGCGCACTGCTTTGCTCGATTATTTGACCACCACGTTTGGACAACTTATAACTTCTTTAGTGTATGCCATTAACCCCAAACACAACGAAACCCTATACGACCTGCCTATACATACCTACTATGGCCGCGACCATATTTTTGAAGCCTTAGGCGATTTGCGCTTTAAAATTAGTCCTTTATCGTTTTTTCAAACTAACTCGCGGCAGGCTTTACAATTATATGAAGTGACTAAACAAATGGCCAATTTAAACCAGAACGAACTTGTTTACGACCTTTATACCGGAACAGGTAGTATTGCTCTTTTTATAGCAAAACATTGTCAGCAAGTAGTGGGCATGGAGGAAGTTCCTGCAGCTATAGCCGATGCCAAATTAAATGCACAGTTAAATGGCATTACAAACGCGCATTTTTATTCCGGAGATGTGAAAAAACTATTAGCACAAGGGCAAATTATGGCACAACACGGCCAGCCCGATGTATTAATTACCGACCCCCCTCGCGCCGGAATGCACACCGATGTAGCCAACGCCATTGGCCAAACTCTAATGCCCAAGCGGGTGGTTTATGTTAGTTGTAACCCCGTAACACAAGCCCGCGATTTGCAACTACTCGATGCTTGGTATAGTGTTGAAAAATTGCAGCCTATTGATATGTTTCCGCATACCTGGCATATTGAAAATGTAGCTTTGTTAGTACACCGTACCGGCAGGTAGCTTTGCGTTCGGGCGGAAAATCGAAGCTCGTCTGCCGAATTTATTACTGGTGTTTAATCGAAGAACTACTGTTGAGTTTTGCAATCATCCCATCTGACGCAAAACTGTTTGTTACCGGCTGGTGTTCTATCTGCCTGTCTTGTTATTTATTAATTTTTAAAAGGCTTGCGTTTATGGCAACCACAATCGTACTCACACTCATCAAAACTGCCCCCATTGCAGGGCTCAAAATAAAATTCGGATAAAGTATTCCTGCCGCAAGCGGAATGGCAATGACGTTGTAGCCAACCGCCCAAAGCAGATTTTGAACCATTTTTTTATAAGTCCGTTTACCGAAGTCAATCATTTTTACTACATCTCTTGGGTCACTGTTAACCAGAATAATGTCGGCTGTTTCGGCTGCTACATCCGTACCTGAACCTACTGCAATACCCACATCAGCCTGTGCTAATGCAGGTGCATCGTTTACGCCATCGCCTGTCATTGCAACAATTTCACCTTTGGCTTGATATTCCTTTACTTTTTCCTGCTTTTCGTGAGGCAATACATTGGCGATAAAGCCGTCCATTCCCAACTGCTTGGATACGGCTGCCGCAATTTTTTCATTGTCGCCTGTAAGCAGAATGGATTTGATGTTCATCTTTTTTAACTCGTCAATGGCTTGTTGAGAACCCTCACGAATACTGTCAGCCAACGTGATAATGCCGATAACTTCATTGTCAATAAAAACATAGTTGACCGTTTCAATATTTTGATTGATTTCTTTGGGAGTTTCAGGCTCTGTAAGATTGTTTTGTTTGAAATAGTTAGGTCCGGCTGCTACTACTTCCTTTCCATTTACT encodes the following:
- a CDS encoding alpha/beta fold hydrolase — translated: MFNHSLPQPLNFKKLGQAQGQIPPLVVLHGLFGMLDNWMSLARLWANNFEVWLVDQRNHGKSAHTAAFDYFLLADDLLQFFEQHHITKAHVLGHSMGGKTAMQFATLHPNRMASLMVADIAPKAYEAGHHSNVLQALKQVNLTQITTRQQANEALQTFIPDEGTRQFLLKNLTHNSQNQFVWKFNIDSLLQNYDTIIDNPLPPFAHYNGPCLFIKGGASDYINLPDDEVLIHSHFSHAIVKTIENAGHWVHASHPQEVYHLVESFILSA
- the rlmD gene encoding 23S rRNA (uracil(1939)-C(5))-methyltransferase RlmD, producing the protein MSHRKRRPPVILPQITAQTMVAEGKAMAFVDGKVLFIEGVVPGDVVDVRITKNKPDYAIGEAVSIITPSKERQNPFCAHFGSCGGCKWQHISYEQQLQYKSQIVADAFKRTGKIHFPEIQPIIPAHPDTYYRNKLDFSFSTRRWLIQSEMDSDATPQQRLALGFHVPKMFDRVVNIEHCYLQGDPSNELRNAVRNFALQNNLSFYDVKTHSGLLRNLIIRTTTLNETMVLLSFAYDDVTARTALLDYLTTTFGQLITSLVYAINPKHNETLYDLPIHTYYGRDHIFEALGDLRFKISPLSFFQTNSRQALQLYEVTKQMANLNQNELVYDLYTGTGSIALFIAKHCQQVVGMEEVPAAIADAKLNAQLNGITNAHFYSGDVKKLLAQGQIMAQHGQPDVLITDPPRAGMHTDVANAIGQTLMPKRVVYVSCNPVTQARDLQLLDAWYSVEKLQPIDMFPHTWHIENVALLVHRTGR